The genomic region ACGACCACCCACATGACACAAAAAACCCAATGCATCCATCTCCGTCTTATTACAAACTCGATGACGGCATCATAACATCACCACCAACCCTTTTGGACCGTAGCCCGAGCTAGCCGCGTCTTAACACCGTCTACCTGAGTTCGCATCGCAACACGAACCCGGTAAACTGAAGCATTAATGTGCAGATCCTACTTGGGGGTGGGTCTCTCTAAGAAGCCATATCAGGTGCAAGGTTGGTGTCCCACAAACACCTCCTCACTAACAACACCACTCCACCACATCCAATGACTCGAAACCAACGCCACTAACACGAAACCAACACAAGATCGATATAGGTCATAAATAATCATACTTAAATAATGAGAGCGGAGTAGGGAAAATCCTACCTCATAACAAGACTATATGAGCAACAATACAAACCGCATCCGAGTCACTAGATCGTCATCTCCTATATAACCACGTAACACTATCATAAAATACCCTACAAAACTCTTACCATGAAAAACCCCTTTTATACCACTCCCTTAATTATTCAAAACTAAACTATAAACTTAATAAATCAAAATCCACAAAACCCCCACGATCTAGGTTAAGctaaacaaaagagagaaaaggagtAGAGGATTTACTTACCATGGATGTAGGTGAAAGATGGAGGGGGAGGTAGTGGCTACATATCTTCAACCTTGGGTGCCATGGGAGATGGTTAGGAAGCTTTTAGAGATAAGGGAGAAAGGTTTTCTGGTTTTTTGAGAGAGAGATAGATAAATTGTGATTTAGGGTTTGGGCAAAAGGAAATCTCGAGTTATATAAGACGAGATCTGGCACgacacactcggccgagtgtcactcactcggttGAATATAgtgtatactcgatcgagtggaactaTTCTGTCCACTACGGCTTCAACTCAATGTAATACGGCTTCCACTCGGTCCACTATACCCCCACTAGGTCTAACATAGCCCACACTAGGTCCATTGTAAAGTCGTCCTTCATTCTCGAGTTGCTTTTCATTAGGCCTAAGGGTCTCTCACGCCTCCCAAGGTTCCTTTAAAGGTCTGGAAAGGTTTGGGTATTACAGTATCTATGTACAATGTAGACTATGAAAGACTAATATGGAAGCTTAAACAACTGTGTAATGAATTAGAACAATGGTCGTTTGTATTAGGGCCAACTTCAAACTATAATATCTAGAGTTATAGAGTTACAATTTAGGTGATTCAAATTGAAGGTGAAAGCTTATTGTCTTATCTATCTAACGTATGGCACAAGTTGCATTGTGATAAGTTACGAAGAAATTACGGTCGTTCGAAATTCAGTGCAAAAAGCTAATTAAGCATGCTGAGGCAAAGGTCCCTTGATCGATTAGAACTTTTAATCGATCGTTAACTCTCTTAGATTTAAGTAAGTCTAATGTTATAACATAGCTTGTCATAGATCAAGgtccctcgatcgagtatcggcTCTACTCGATCAAGGAACCCTCGAGTAATAGCACAAGTTTACTTTCCTAAAATCCAACCTTCCTAATTtgttaatactattattattattatattaaatcCTTAGGCCGGCCTAATTTAAGATAAGCCTGTAAATACCTATTAACTATCAAATTAAAGCCCTTTTTCAATCTATTACAAGTCTATATAATTATTCACAAAAAAAACTCAATTAGAGGGAAGAAAATTGCAAATGGAATATATTGAGGATCTTTGATTTAGCAAGTTAAACTAGTTCACACCTTTTTCTTAGTAAATATTCTAATCTAACTTTATAATCTTTTATTTACCTTAAATACATAGTAATTATTGGCCTACTACGTATAAGACAAACTCTAGGTCGTGATCTGGGGAAACTAAATTATAATGGGGTATTGTATAATTTAGTTAGCGATTGTATGCaatttttttggtgaaaggtaaGTAATTCTCATTAAGCTCTAACCAAGTAGACAAGGTACATCATAAATTAGCTTATAAGGCTATTAATCCAATCTCTATCCCTAGACCCTTTGACCCTACTTAACTGACTTAGAAGCCTGATTTTCATCAGGTTTTTACATTGAGAGAACAATACAGTAGGTCGTAAGATAACTCCTTCTAAATGTTCTGAATTACGCTGCTGCCAGACAGCATAATTAACAGCCATAAAGACTGATAAGCACACATTCTTCTGCACCTGCGTCCATTTCTTCCTGCCAGTCCAGGTAATACTATTCCCCTGAGGTTTGGTGATCCTCAGCCAGTTACAAACCTGAACCAGAATCTCACTGAAATAATGACAACGTTGGAACAGGTGTGTAACAGTCTCACACTCAGCTTGACAAATGCAACATAAATCATCAGAGCTGATCCCTATCCAATGCAGCTTCTCTTTTGTATTAAGAGCATTCCTCAATATAAGCCAGATCACAAAGGAGTGCTTTGGGAGAGAAACATTATTCCAAACTAGCTTAGACCATCCCACTTTTGTTTCCTTAGGTCTGATCCAATCATACCCAGACTTAACAGTGTACCCTCTCATATCAGCAAGCCAAATACCCTGTGAATAGCCATTCATAAACGTGCCCCTGGTCTTACATATTACCTTTCAGTTGCCACTCATATGGCTTTTAGGAATATGATCAGACCAGGAAGTGCCTTTTATATAAATCTGGTGCACCCACTTTACCCATAAACTATCCGGCTTGCTATATATCTACCACACTAACTTCCCAATAGTGGCCATATTCCAGTGAAAGCTATTCCTGATACCTAGACCACCTTCACTCTTTGGGGTACAAATATGATCCCAGCCAACCATAGGTACCCTCATATAATTACTAGTGCCATCCCACATCCCATAATTAATTACGACAAATATTGTCAATTTGCTTCAGAACCCCTTTAGGAATCAGAAGATTGTATGCAATTGTTTGAATGTTAGAGGTAGCAATTTCTTAGAGGAGCGGTACTAGAGCCATGTGTTAGGCGTGTGATACAAGAAGTTGCGAATACGTAGGGATCTCTTACTCAATATATGCGTTATTTGTATGAGTTGTCTTACTTTTCTTGTGACAAATTTATAAGATGATTATTGATGATGGGACATATACTTGAAACGATTTATTTGGGGTTGTTGGGTGTTATGATCATTAAATTTATAGGTAAAATTATTGTATATTAATTATTGTGAAAGTCATATTGAGATAAGATATAACATTTGCCTTTAGGCTCCTTGAAATTATGAGATTATGATATTGGCTTTTTGGATCCGGGTTTATTCTGGGAATCACTTAAGGAGGTTGATCCTGGCTCTATTGAACATGGATGACGCCTCCTCATTCTCCTCTTAGGGACCCACCCTTTGAGAGATATGCACATTCAGGACAAGGGATGATACTAATGTCGTTAATTCGATCTGTGATGTTAATGCCATTAATTCTGTCTGAGATAAAGAGATGTAAAAATAATGTCGTGGAGGTGGTATGTGATATTAAGTTGTGTAGTTAGCGTTGTAATAATGCAGTGTTTGGTCCTGGTTTATTTATAGGTGTTATTATATGCAGAGATTGTTTAGTCAGGTTAACTTCAGTAATGTCTGACCCAACTCAACTTTTGGTTGacctgtgtgtgtgtgtgtgtgcgcgcgcgcgcgtgtgcgtgtgtgtgtgtgtgtgtgtttaaaTTGTTACCCAAGCCTTTCAACTTGGTGGCCTTTTATGAACCATTTTTTATTTCCGTTCAAATGGGGAGCAGTTAATCTAGCAGGTAGTGAATAGTGAGTTGGTTGCTTCGAAATTGTGGCTTGGGGCGTGAAGATGGTAATAATTCGAGTCATGACCAGTCTTTATTTGTTCGAGTTATAGTGTGACAACCGTTATTTTAAAGACTTTCGTTGTAATATATTTATTAAATTAGTAGGGTTTCAGTTTATGTAATAAACAGTTTGAGACAGTTGTCAGTGTTATGTTATTTTATTAAAGTACCTTCTATCGCtttgtctttgttattcactacatcgtgcaaccgagatggtaacagtcctaatTATCAGGGAATGCCTTGGTAAAGATTCCTTGATAGTTGGGGGTGTTACACTGGGGGCCTAAGACAAGGAGATCCGTGTCGATCTCCCTATCTCTTTGCTTTAGACATTGGGATCTTGTCATGATACTTAAGGCAAATATACATTAAGTCCGAATCACTTACCACCCAAAATGTGCTAAAATTAAACTCAATCACCTtatctttgaaaatgatcttttGAGGTTTGTGAGAGGTGATGCGTCATCTGTTATGGTTGTATCCCAAACTCTTGCTCTCTTTCGTACTGTTTGTGATTTGTTGGCTTACAATGAGAAGACTAACATCTACTTTGGAGGTGTTAAAGAGGAGGTTAAACTGATGATCATTAGTGCCACTGGGTATTCTAAAGGAATCTTTCCTTTTCATATACCTTGGCTTGCCACTCCATGATAGCATGATTAATGTGCAGATGTATAATGCAATGATTTGTCAAATCCAGCAATCTATTCATCATTAGACTACAAAATTGATTTTCTATGGCAGTAGATTATACCTACTTAACTCTGTGCTGTTTGGTCTTGAAAATTATTGG from Silene latifolia isolate original U9 population chromosome 3, ASM4854445v1, whole genome shotgun sequence harbors:
- the LOC141649321 gene encoding uncharacterized protein LOC141649321 — encoded protein: MNGYSQGIWLADMRGYTVKSGYDWIRPKETKVGWSKLVWNNVSLPKHSFVIWLILRNALNTKEKLHWIGISSDDLCCICQAECETVTHLFQRCHYFSEILVQVCNWLRITKPQGNSITWTGRKKWTQVQKNVCLSVFMAVNYAVWQQRNSEHLEGVILRPTVLFSQCKNLMKIRLLSQLSRVKGSRDRDWINSLIS